In Symmachiella dynata, the following are encoded in one genomic region:
- a CDS encoding sulfite exporter TauE/SafE family protein has translation MHNHAHDVTLGLAFLLGAFHALEPGHGKTAMFVYLLGGRRSPWHPFVMGISTAFSHSMSLFAIAFAVHLAHHVVTGDHHHEDQISTILPWISALLVVAVGCYLVWQAYRGKQVRCCGHHHHSDEHHHDCDSESSLVQLGSDSPKALEPAAPRTSYKTTALLGMAVGLLPCPSALAAYFTGLSTGSPVAAYLIIALFAAGIASSLTLVGLVLQLFGDRLGNRVSGASRIPWAHVRAFLILGMGAFYTVRLVVSST, from the coding sequence ATGCACAATCATGCGCATGACGTAACTCTTGGGCTGGCCTTCCTGTTGGGGGCGTTTCACGCACTGGAACCGGGCCATGGAAAAACCGCGATGTTTGTGTACCTGCTGGGGGGACGCCGCAGTCCCTGGCATCCATTTGTTATGGGGATTTCCACAGCGTTTTCGCATTCGATGTCGCTATTTGCGATCGCATTTGCCGTGCATCTTGCTCATCATGTGGTGACTGGGGATCATCATCATGAGGATCAGATCTCAACGATTCTGCCGTGGATCAGCGCGCTGCTGGTTGTTGCTGTCGGTTGCTATCTTGTCTGGCAGGCGTATCGCGGTAAGCAGGTTCGATGCTGTGGGCATCACCATCATTCCGACGAGCATCATCATGACTGCGATTCCGAATCGAGTCTGGTCCAGTTGGGATCGGACTCCCCCAAAGCGTTGGAGCCGGCGGCACCGCGAACGAGCTACAAGACAACCGCTCTTTTAGGCATGGCGGTTGGTTTACTCCCCTGTCCCTCGGCACTTGCGGCTTATTTTACCGGCTTATCCACAGGCTCGCCGGTGGCAGCTTACCTGATCATCGCATTGTTTGCCGCTGGCATTGCATCATCGCTGACGCTCGTGGGGCTAGTGCTGCAACTGTTCGGCGACCGCCTTGGCAACCGCGTCTCCGGAGCATCTCGCATTCCGTGGGCACACGTGCGGGCATTCTTGATTCTCGGGATGGGAGCCTTTTATACGGTCCGCCTCGTGGTCTCCAGCACGTAA
- a CDS encoding Fur family transcriptional regulator — translation MDGQTRRVDANEVEEIRQLLRDRAVRATPARIAVLQELRSATSPLTHADLAEKLVPLGFDKATVFRNLTDLTDADLIMRTELGDHVWRFEILDPNNPDGDKHPHFVCVECGDVRCLGDMTFTASSQRRAKGVGRITEILIKGHCKNCDTAAI, via the coding sequence ATGGACGGACAGACACGCCGTGTTGACGCGAATGAAGTTGAGGAAATCCGTCAATTGCTCCGGGACCGGGCGGTGCGCGCTACTCCAGCCCGGATCGCAGTCCTGCAAGAGTTGCGGAGTGCGACCTCGCCATTGACTCATGCTGATCTGGCGGAAAAGCTAGTCCCGCTTGGTTTTGACAAAGCGACAGTCTTTCGCAATCTGACCGATTTAACCGACGCAGATCTTATCATGCGGACGGAACTGGGCGATCATGTCTGGCGATTTGAAATCTTGGATCCCAATAATCCTGATGGTGATAAACATCCGCACTTTGTGTGTGTCGAATGCGGCGACGTTCGGTGCCTAGGCGATATGACCTTCACGGCCAGTTCTCAGCGACGCGCGAAAGGCGTTGGTCGCATCACTGAGATTTTGATCAAGGGACACTGCAAAAACTGCGACACGGCAGCGATCTAA